One Nostocoides sp. HKS02 genomic window carries:
- a CDS encoding penicillin acylase family protein encodes MILARRVALAVAALLVVALGVGAVLAVTWVRRPFPTTEGEISVPGLTGKVQVLRGDHGIPQIYADNAEDLFRAEGFVHAQDRFFEMDLRRHITSGRLSELVGKSGLSTDRVIRTLGWRRVAEAELPTLKPETRRYLQAYADGVNAYIHRQGSPSDMSLEYVFLSTKVPDYRVEDWTPADSLAWLKAMAWDLRGDYTSELMRARLAGSMPIAQINELYPPYPYDTNKPILSGQDWSPASTGVPSTGVPSTTAQSAVPPGLEANPVIRQAYAATQQALDSVPKTLGRGDGIGSNSWVVAGSRTSTGKPLLANDPHLGVSIPGIWYQVGLHCRSVSSACPFDVAGYSFAGLPGVVIGHNQSIGWGFTNLSPDVSDFFLEQVRGNTYLRDGKQVPLTMRTETIKIGGGGEETITVRSTVHGPILSDAINAVAKAGESPPVNGHTSPGNYEVALQWTGIQPGKTADAIFGLDEATNFQQFREAAKSFDVPAQNLLYADTAGNIGYQAPGRVPIRSRYMDAAPGYWIRPGWVSSWDWRGYVPFDQMPYTYNPPEGFIVAANQAVTQSSTPFLTTEWDYGYRSQRIRDLLQNNRKVTPAMMSTIQGDVRNQFAPTLVKALLKVDLGHDGFTKQAQDLLRGWDFTSPVGNSRSAAAAAYYNAVWSNLLDLTFNDELPQDLRADGGGQWMQAVAGLLQKPRSAWWDDKRTAGVTEGESEILRKALVDARLQLTRELGKEPTDWEWGELHQLTLRHQVLGGSNVPSFVSLLFNRGPIDLPGGSAIVDANGWDASVGFSVDWAPSMRMVVDLSNLDHSRWVNQTGNSGHAFAANYDDQTDAWANNELFDWPFSSGAVHSAGGEDLTLVPAPANS; translated from the coding sequence GTGATTCTCGCTCGCCGTGTTGCCCTCGCTGTTGCCGCCCTGCTCGTGGTGGCCCTCGGCGTGGGCGCCGTGCTTGCCGTGACCTGGGTCAGGCGGCCCTTTCCCACCACGGAGGGCGAGATCAGCGTGCCTGGGCTCACAGGCAAGGTGCAGGTGCTCCGGGGCGACCACGGAATCCCGCAGATCTACGCCGACAACGCCGAGGACCTGTTCCGCGCCGAGGGTTTCGTCCACGCCCAGGACCGCTTCTTCGAGATGGACCTGCGCCGGCACATCACCTCCGGCCGCCTCTCCGAGCTCGTGGGCAAGTCCGGGCTCAGCACCGACCGGGTGATCCGCACGCTGGGCTGGCGTCGCGTCGCCGAGGCCGAGCTCCCGACCCTCAAGCCCGAGACCCGCCGCTACCTGCAGGCGTATGCCGACGGGGTCAACGCCTACATCCACCGGCAGGGCAGTCCGTCGGACATGTCCCTCGAGTACGTCTTCCTGTCGACCAAGGTCCCGGACTACCGGGTCGAGGACTGGACCCCGGCGGACTCGCTGGCGTGGCTGAAGGCCATGGCCTGGGACCTGCGCGGTGACTACACCTCTGAGCTGATGCGGGCGCGGCTGGCGGGCTCGATGCCGATCGCGCAGATCAACGAGCTGTACCCGCCCTACCCCTACGACACCAACAAGCCGATCTTGTCGGGCCAGGACTGGAGCCCCGCGTCGACCGGCGTCCCGTCGACCGGCGTCCCGTCGACGACCGCCCAGTCCGCGGTCCCGCCCGGTCTCGAGGCCAACCCGGTCATCCGCCAGGCGTATGCAGCGACGCAGCAGGCGCTCGACAGCGTCCCGAAGACGCTGGGGCGCGGCGACGGCATCGGCTCGAACTCCTGGGTGGTCGCCGGCAGCCGCACGAGCACCGGAAAGCCGTTGCTGGCCAACGACCCCCACCTCGGGGTGAGCATCCCAGGCATCTGGTACCAGGTCGGCCTGCACTGCCGATCCGTCTCGAGTGCGTGCCCGTTCGACGTGGCCGGGTACTCGTTCGCCGGCCTGCCAGGGGTGGTCATCGGCCACAACCAGTCGATCGGCTGGGGTTTCACCAACCTCAGCCCGGACGTCAGTGACTTCTTCCTCGAGCAGGTGCGTGGCAACACCTACCTGCGCGACGGCAAGCAGGTGCCCCTCACGATGCGCACCGAGACGATCAAGATCGGCGGCGGTGGTGAGGAGACCATCACGGTCCGCAGCACCGTGCACGGCCCGATCCTGTCCGACGCTATCAACGCCGTCGCCAAGGCTGGTGAGAGCCCACCGGTCAACGGCCACACCAGCCCCGGCAACTACGAGGTCGCGTTGCAGTGGACGGGAATCCAGCCCGGCAAGACGGCCGACGCGATCTTCGGGCTCGACGAGGCCACGAACTTCCAGCAGTTCCGCGAGGCGGCGAAGTCCTTCGACGTCCCCGCGCAGAACCTGCTGTATGCCGACACCGCCGGCAACATCGGCTACCAGGCTCCCGGTCGCGTCCCGATCCGGAGTCGCTACATGGACGCTGCGCCGGGGTACTGGATCCGCCCCGGGTGGGTGTCGTCGTGGGACTGGCGCGGCTACGTGCCGTTCGACCAGATGCCCTACACCTACAACCCGCCTGAGGGCTTCATCGTCGCCGCCAACCAGGCTGTCACCCAGAGCAGCACGCCGTTCCTCACGACCGAGTGGGACTACGGCTACCGCAGCCAGCGCATCCGCGACCTGCTGCAGAACAACCGCAAGGTCACGCCGGCGATGATGTCGACGATCCAGGGCGACGTCCGCAACCAGTTCGCTCCCACGTTGGTCAAGGCCCTGCTCAAGGTCGACCTCGGGCACGACGGCTTCACCAAGCAGGCGCAGGACCTCCTGCGCGGCTGGGACTTCACCAGCCCGGTGGGCAACTCGCGGTCGGCTGCCGCGGCGGCGTACTACAACGCCGTGTGGTCCAACCTGCTCGACCTGACCTTCAACGACGAGCTGCCCCAGGACCTGCGCGCCGATGGCGGTGGCCAGTGGATGCAGGCGGTCGCGGGTCTGCTGCAGAAGCCGCGCTCGGCGTGGTGGGACGACAAGCGGACGGCCGGGGTGACCGAGGGCGAGTCCGAGATCCTCCGCAAGGCCCTGGTCGACGCGCGGCTCCAGCTGACCCGCGAGCTCGGCAAGGAGCCGACCGACTGGGAGTGGGGCGAGCTGCACCAGCTCACGTTGCGTCACCAGGTCCTCGGCGGGTCCAACGTCCCCAGCTTCGTCTCGCTGCTGTTCAACCGCGGTCCGATCGACCTGCCCGGGGGCTCGGCGATCGTCGATGCCAACGGCTGGGACGCCAGTGTCGGGTTCAGCGTCGACTGGGCGCCCTCGATGCGCATGGTCGTCGACCTGTCGAACCTCGACCACTCGCGCTGGGTCAACCAGACCGGCAACAGTGGCCACGCCTTTGCCGCGAACTACGACGACCAGACCGATGCCTGGGCCAACAACGAGCTGTTCGACTGGCCGTTCAGCTCGGGCGCCGTGCACAGCGCCGGCGGCGAGGACCTGACCCTGGTGCCGGCGCCGGCCAACAGTTAG
- a CDS encoding 5-formyltetrahydrofolate cyclo-ligase, whose protein sequence is MTDQPAGSDAKALVRARLRSRRRAEVAGRDRAEDAESLALDGLRVAHEAGLARGSWVAAYESTPLEPPTEALIAALVARGIRVMVPITLPDWDLDWREVGIPDPLGSAAIGRAQVVFVPAHAVDGWGNRVGQGKGCYDRVLPRTSALVVAVVHPWEVLDEPLPHDAHDRPVDAVMAAGLGVRHLGAPAAG, encoded by the coding sequence GTGACCGATCAGCCGGCCGGCTCCGATGCGAAGGCCCTCGTGCGCGCCCGGTTGCGCTCGAGGCGCCGCGCCGAGGTGGCCGGCCGCGACCGAGCCGAGGATGCCGAGTCGCTGGCCCTCGACGGTCTGCGCGTGGCCCACGAGGCAGGGCTCGCGCGGGGTTCCTGGGTCGCTGCGTACGAGTCGACACCGCTCGAACCGCCGACGGAGGCGCTCATCGCAGCCCTGGTGGCGCGCGGCATCCGGGTGATGGTGCCGATCACGCTGCCCGACTGGGACCTCGACTGGCGCGAGGTGGGTATACCGGACCCGCTCGGGTCCGCGGCGATCGGCCGCGCGCAGGTCGTGTTCGTGCCGGCGCACGCGGTCGACGGCTGGGGAAACCGGGTCGGCCAGGGCAAGGGCTGTTACGACCGGGTCCTGCCGCGAACCTCGGCCCTGGTCGTCGCCGTCGTCCACCCGTGGGAAGTGCTCGACGAGCCACTCCCCCACGACGCCCACGACCGGCCGGTCGATGCCGTCATGGCCGCAGGCCTGGGGGTGCGGCACCTGGGCGCCCCGGCCGCGGGCTAG
- the galU gene encoding UTP--glucose-1-phosphate uridylyltransferase GalU gives MTPDQPSRPITKAVIPAAGLGTRFLPATKATPKEMLPVVDKPAIQYVVEESVRAGLDDLLIITGRNKAALEDHFDHHWELEQALEAKGDLHRLERVRESAVLKVHFVRQGQPKGLGHAVHVAKEHVGDNPFAVLLGDDLIDARDHLLEEMLRVREEKGGSVVALLEVPPESVHLYGCAAVDGRDGDVVRITGLVEKPDPSEAPSNLAVIGRYVLDPSVFEVLEHTPPGRGGEIQLTDALQTLASSSEPGGGVHGVVFRGRRYDTGDRLDYLKAVVRLGVDHAELGKDFGEWLDDFSGQRASGQR, from the coding sequence ATGACCCCCGACCAGCCGTCCCGTCCGATCACCAAAGCCGTGATCCCAGCCGCCGGCCTGGGAACCCGCTTCCTCCCGGCCACCAAGGCGACTCCGAAGGAGATGCTGCCGGTCGTCGACAAGCCGGCGATCCAGTACGTCGTCGAGGAGTCCGTGCGCGCCGGTCTCGACGACCTGCTCATCATCACGGGGCGCAACAAGGCTGCGCTGGAGGACCACTTCGACCACCACTGGGAGCTCGAGCAGGCCCTCGAGGCCAAGGGCGACCTGCACCGGCTCGAGCGGGTGCGCGAGTCCGCGGTGCTCAAGGTCCACTTCGTGCGGCAGGGCCAGCCGAAGGGGCTCGGGCATGCCGTCCACGTCGCGAAGGAGCACGTGGGTGACAACCCGTTCGCGGTCCTGCTCGGTGACGACCTGATCGACGCGCGCGACCACCTCCTTGAGGAGATGCTCCGGGTCCGCGAGGAGAAGGGCGGCAGCGTCGTGGCCCTCCTCGAGGTGCCGCCGGAGTCCGTCCACCTCTACGGGTGCGCAGCGGTCGACGGCCGTGACGGCGACGTCGTCCGCATCACCGGGCTCGTCGAGAAGCCCGACCCCTCCGAGGCGCCGAGCAACCTCGCCGTCATCGGCCGGTACGTCCTGGACCCCTCCGTCTTCGAGGTTCTGGAGCACACTCCGCCCGGTCGTGGTGGCGAGATCCAGCTGACCGACGCGCTGCAGACCCTCGCCTCGTCGTCCGAGCCGGGCGGCGGCGTGCACGGCGTGGTCTTCCGCGGTCGCCGGTACGACACCGGTGACCGGCTCGACTACCTCAAGGCCGTGGTGCGGCTGGGGGTGGACCACGCCGAGCTCGGCAAGGACTTCGGCGAGTGGCTCGACGACTTCAGCGGCCAGCGAGCATCCGGCCAGCGGTGA
- the glp gene encoding gephyrin-like molybdotransferase Glp has translation MARRLQRPASIRPAVISVEQHLDRILRTVQVIRPFEQGVLDAQGCVLAEDVTARGSLPGFTNSAMDGYAVHAADVATAAPEAPVVLPVVTDIAAGNAKPLSLAPGQSMRIMTGAPMPRGADAVVPVEATDGGVVRVAITARSVVGQHVREEGEDVEAGTVVLRRGTLLGPGQIALLAAAGVARVRVVPRPRVVVVSTGDELVEVGRTPGFGQIVDSNSVMLTAALTAVGATAFRVGGVPDDARALLDTLEGQLVRADAIITTGGVSMGAYDTVKEVLSRVGTMQFDKVAMRPGMPQGFGLLGEESVPVFTLPGNPVSALVSFHVFVAPALRMMAGRPEPSWPPGYLPAVAAETFRSIPGKMEFLRVVLDDDRARLAGGQGSHMLGALAAADALAVIPAEVTEVRPGDPIECLPLLGREGP, from the coding sequence GTGGCTCGACGACTTCAGCGGCCAGCGAGCATCCGGCCAGCGGTGATCTCGGTCGAGCAGCACCTGGACCGCATCCTGCGCACGGTTCAGGTCATCCGTCCCTTCGAGCAGGGGGTGCTCGACGCCCAGGGCTGCGTCCTCGCTGAGGACGTGACGGCCCGCGGGTCGCTGCCCGGCTTCACCAACTCGGCGATGGACGGGTATGCCGTGCATGCCGCCGACGTGGCCACCGCCGCGCCCGAGGCGCCGGTGGTCCTGCCCGTCGTCACCGACATCGCCGCGGGCAACGCCAAACCGCTGTCGCTCGCGCCCGGCCAGAGCATGCGGATCATGACCGGTGCGCCCATGCCGCGCGGCGCTGATGCGGTCGTGCCGGTCGAGGCGACCGACGGGGGTGTGGTCCGGGTCGCGATCACCGCCCGCTCGGTCGTCGGCCAGCACGTGCGCGAGGAAGGCGAGGACGTCGAGGCAGGCACGGTGGTGCTCCGCCGCGGCACCCTGCTGGGCCCGGGCCAGATCGCCCTCCTGGCCGCCGCGGGGGTGGCCCGGGTCAGGGTCGTGCCGCGCCCCCGAGTCGTGGTGGTCTCGACCGGTGACGAGCTGGTGGAGGTGGGTCGCACGCCCGGCTTCGGCCAGATCGTCGACTCGAACTCCGTCATGCTCACCGCCGCGCTGACCGCCGTGGGTGCCACGGCCTTCCGGGTCGGCGGGGTGCCCGACGACGCGCGCGCGCTGCTCGACACCCTGGAGGGCCAGCTGGTCCGCGCCGACGCCATCATCACGACCGGAGGCGTCTCGATGGGCGCGTACGACACGGTCAAGGAGGTGCTGTCTCGGGTCGGCACCATGCAGTTCGACAAGGTAGCGATGCGCCCTGGCATGCCCCAGGGGTTCGGCCTGCTCGGCGAGGAGTCGGTGCCGGTGTTCACCTTGCCGGGCAACCCGGTCAGCGCCCTGGTCTCGTTCCACGTCTTCGTCGCCCCGGCCCTGCGCATGATGGCGGGACGCCCCGAGCCGTCGTGGCCGCCGGGATACCTGCCAGCCGTCGCCGCGGAGACCTTCCGGTCGATCCCCGGCAAGATGGAGTTCCTCCGCGTCGTCCTCGACGACGACCGGGCCCGGCTCGCAGGTGGACAGGGGTCGCACATGCTCGGAGCGCTCGCTGCCGCAGACGCCCTCGCCGTCATCCCGGCCGAGGTCACCGAGGTTCGCCCGGGTGATCCCATCGAGTGCCTGCCCCTCCTCGGCCGGGAGGGACCGTGA
- the moaC gene encoding cyclic pyranopterin monophosphate synthase MoaC — protein MVDVSAKQVTARQASAAGRVLLSPQAIAALRDGEIPKGDALAVARIAGIQAVKRTPELIPLAHPVAVHAVAVDLTIGDDAVEITATVRTADRTGIEMEALTAVSVAALALIDMVKAVDKHGRITDVRVTAKSGGRSGDWVEQS, from the coding sequence ATGGTCGACGTGTCCGCCAAGCAGGTGACCGCGCGCCAAGCCAGCGCAGCTGGTCGGGTCCTGTTGTCGCCCCAGGCGATCGCGGCGTTGCGCGATGGCGAGATCCCCAAGGGCGACGCGCTCGCGGTGGCCCGCATCGCCGGCATACAGGCGGTGAAGCGGACTCCAGAGCTGATCCCGCTGGCGCACCCGGTCGCCGTCCACGCCGTGGCCGTCGACCTCACCATCGGGGACGACGCCGTGGAGATCACTGCCACCGTGCGCACGGCCGACCGGACCGGTATCGAGATGGAGGCGTTGACCGCCGTCAGCGTCGCGGCGCTCGCCCTGATCGACATGGTCAAGGCGGTCGACAAGCACGGCCGCATCACCGACGTGCGCGTCACCGCCAAGTCCGGCGGTCGGTCTGGCGACTGGGTGGAGCAGTCGTGA
- a CDS encoding molybdenum cofactor biosynthesis protein B, with amino-acid sequence MSGHAVVITCSTRAATGVYPDRGGPIVVEALRELGFEVGDPTVVPDGPPVAEALRAALGQQPAVVITTGGTGLSPTDGTPEATRPLLDREVPGIAEAIRHAGVSHGVPTAMLSRGLAGLAGPTLVVNLPGSTGGVRDGLAVLEPVLLHALSQVRGGDH; translated from the coding sequence GTGAGCGGCCACGCAGTCGTCATCACCTGCTCGACGCGCGCTGCCACCGGGGTCTATCCCGACCGTGGGGGCCCGATCGTCGTCGAGGCGTTGCGCGAGCTCGGGTTCGAGGTGGGCGACCCGACCGTCGTCCCCGACGGGCCGCCAGTCGCCGAGGCGCTCCGGGCGGCGTTGGGGCAGCAGCCGGCGGTGGTCATCACGACCGGGGGCACCGGCCTGTCGCCCACCGACGGCACGCCCGAGGCGACGCGTCCCCTCCTCGACCGCGAGGTCCCGGGCATCGCCGAGGCGATCCGCCACGCGGGGGTGAGCCACGGGGTCCCCACGGCGATGCTGTCGCGAGGTCTGGCCGGGCTCGCGGGTCCAACCCTCGTCGTCAACCTGCCCGGCTCGACCGGTGGCGTCCGCGACGGCCTGGCGGTGCTCGAACCCGTGCTGCTGCATGCGTTGTCCCAGGTCCGGGGTGGCGACCACTGA
- a CDS encoding GNAT family N-acetyltransferase: MHRWPVELLGETPSGESIRLDQLRRRDATRWREVRSRNRDWLGEWEATSPDESPSVVTFGALVRHFRAEGRAGRMLPFTIRLADGRIVGQLSVFGMSGGSLMSAAAGYWIDEQVAGRGIAPTALALAGDYVLGPLGLHRIEVNIRPENANSLAVVRKLGFRDEGLRRSYLHIDGAWRDHRTFAITTEDLGGQTLMDRLHNNHTSHIGDTPHHLPGTPTQGT, translated from the coding sequence ATGCACCGCTGGCCCGTCGAGCTCCTGGGTGAGACCCCCTCGGGGGAGTCCATCAGGCTCGACCAGCTGCGGCGTCGGGACGCGACCCGGTGGCGCGAGGTGCGGTCCCGCAACCGCGACTGGCTCGGCGAGTGGGAGGCCACCTCGCCCGACGAGTCGCCGAGCGTCGTGACGTTCGGTGCGCTGGTGCGCCATTTCCGCGCCGAAGGTCGGGCCGGGCGGATGCTTCCGTTCACCATTCGCCTCGCCGACGGCCGCATCGTGGGCCAGCTGTCGGTGTTCGGCATGTCCGGGGGATCCCTGATGTCGGCGGCTGCCGGCTACTGGATCGACGAGCAGGTCGCGGGTCGGGGGATCGCGCCGACGGCGCTGGCGCTCGCGGGCGACTACGTGCTGGGTCCGCTGGGGCTGCACCGGATCGAGGTCAACATCCGCCCGGAGAACGCGAACAGCCTGGCCGTGGTGCGCAAGCTCGGCTTTCGCGACGAGGGTCTGCGCCGGTCGTACCTCCACATCGACGGAGCCTGGCGAGACCACCGAACCTTCGCGATCACGACCGAGGACCTCGGCGGTCAGACCCTGATGGACCGATTGCACAACAATCACACCAGTCACATTGGCGACACACCGCACCACCTCCCCGGGACGCCGACGCAGGGCACCTAA
- a CDS encoding sigma-70 family RNA polymerase sigma factor, translated as MEQGQREAALQVLHDRHAPELWRFALRLTRDAQVAEDVVQEALLRAWRDPNLTTRSEAQARAWLFTVVRNLVVDRWRSAAMRHEVGVAELVEPGVGDRSGEVLDRWLIADALGSLSSDHRRVIASAYYEGRTVAEIAAELRIPEGTVKSRLHYGLRSLRLVLQEKGVTRS; from the coding sequence GTGGAGCAGGGGCAGCGGGAGGCGGCACTGCAGGTGCTGCACGACCGTCATGCTCCCGAGCTGTGGCGGTTCGCCTTGCGGCTGACTCGCGATGCCCAGGTCGCCGAGGACGTGGTCCAGGAGGCGCTGCTGCGCGCGTGGCGGGACCCCAACCTGACGACGCGCAGCGAGGCCCAGGCGCGGGCGTGGCTGTTCACGGTCGTGCGGAACCTCGTGGTCGACCGGTGGCGCAGCGCCGCGATGCGGCACGAGGTCGGGGTCGCCGAGCTGGTCGAGCCAGGTGTCGGTGACCGCTCGGGCGAGGTGCTCGACCGCTGGCTCATCGCGGACGCCCTGGGCTCGCTGTCCAGCGACCACCGTCGGGTGATCGCGTCGGCCTACTACGAGGGGCGCACCGTCGCCGAGATCGCCGCCGAGCTGCGGATCCCCGAGGGCACCGTGAAGTCGCGCCTCCACTACGGCCTGCGCAGCCTGCGCCTCGTGCTCCAGGAGAAGGGGGTGACCCGGTCGTGA
- a CDS encoding zf-HC2 domain-containing protein, which yields MNTRDTYADWDAAYVLGALSAAERREFEDHLSSCVECRGAVADLAGVPGLLAQVPTGEVLGLDLPMDGDSSATSGPELGRGRPPRRWLVPFAAAAAALVVGAAGGYAVSATSRPGSTGAVSSSSADPAGPVRLAFSPVQPSTMTAVVDVVPAGSSTRVTVECQYARTAADAGPGKGGDYSLGDYAVWVVERSGHATELREWTARAGSVMRPGGVAPVPYSRIGRVEIRRVDDGQTVMRAVLT from the coding sequence GTGAACACCCGCGATACGTATGCCGACTGGGACGCCGCGTACGTCCTCGGCGCCTTGTCAGCGGCGGAGCGACGGGAGTTCGAGGACCACCTGAGCTCCTGCGTCGAGTGCCGTGGCGCCGTCGCGGACCTCGCCGGGGTCCCGGGTCTGCTCGCCCAGGTGCCGACGGGCGAGGTGCTCGGGCTCGACCTGCCGATGGACGGGGACAGCTCGGCGACGTCTGGCCCTGAGCTCGGTCGCGGGAGGCCGCCGCGGCGGTGGCTGGTGCCGTTCGCCGCCGCGGCGGCTGCCCTCGTCGTGGGGGCCGCTGGCGGGTATGCCGTGTCCGCGACCTCACGCCCGGGCTCGACCGGTGCCGTGTCCTCGAGCTCGGCCGACCCCGCGGGACCGGTGCGACTCGCGTTCTCCCCGGTCCAGCCCTCGACGATGACGGCCGTGGTGGATGTCGTGCCGGCCGGGTCGAGCACCCGGGTCACGGTGGAGTGCCAGTACGCCCGCACTGCCGCCGACGCCGGGCCGGGCAAGGGTGGCGACTACTCGCTCGGCGACTACGCCGTCTGGGTCGTCGAGCGCAGCGGGCATGCGACCGAGCTGCGGGAGTGGACCGCCCGCGCGGGCAGCGTCATGCGACCCGGTGGTGTGGCGCCGGTGCCGTACTCGCGGATCGGACGGGTGGAGATCAGGCGGGTCGACGACGGCCAGACGGTCATGCGGGCGGTGCTGACCTGA
- a CDS encoding tyrosine-type recombinase/integrase, with the protein MTIRKEPSGRFRAVLKVGREYVAGRTFDTKRDAQAWLIRERAALAGGVDPRAGRATVRSLLPVWLEERTHSVSAKTYTADAALVRLVPQSLAALSVNVVTDREVTRVLITLTSDGLAESSVRRFRASLSSFFAWAVRERLILVNPVLRTRVPKASGPRTEMFPFGEEDLERIHLKAAAIDQRLADILLVAGWTGLRWSELRAVRVRDFVEVPMPTFVVQRAEPEGVATKTTKSGRSRRVPVADRVLPLVLAMAAGREADAPLFVTSSGHRLHASAFKRSLGWSTLAEGRRIHDLRHTAACLWLARGVDPGTVQAWMGHASIATTNLYLHHLGTPVDRAGLARLNRPGHAGERGRRRGPNDKGRTPPNLARFRWSDGVPVGWS; encoded by the coding sequence GTGACCATCCGCAAAGAACCGTCGGGCCGCTTTCGGGCTGTGCTCAAGGTGGGTCGCGAGTACGTCGCTGGCCGGACCTTCGACACCAAGCGGGACGCCCAGGCGTGGCTCATCCGCGAACGTGCAGCCCTCGCGGGCGGTGTGGATCCTCGAGCGGGGCGGGCCACCGTGAGATCGCTGCTCCCGGTCTGGCTCGAGGAACGCACACACTCGGTCTCGGCCAAGACCTACACGGCCGACGCCGCACTGGTCCGCCTGGTGCCGCAGTCGCTGGCGGCCCTGTCGGTCAACGTCGTAACCGATCGCGAGGTCACTCGCGTGCTGATCACCCTGACGAGCGACGGCCTGGCGGAGTCATCGGTGCGCCGTTTCAGGGCATCGCTGTCCTCGTTCTTCGCGTGGGCCGTCCGGGAGCGACTGATCCTGGTCAACCCGGTTCTTCGGACACGGGTGCCGAAGGCGAGTGGCCCCAGGACGGAGATGTTTCCGTTCGGCGAGGAGGACCTCGAACGCATCCACCTCAAGGCGGCGGCCATCGACCAGCGGCTTGCTGACATCCTGCTCGTGGCCGGATGGACCGGGCTGAGGTGGTCGGAGCTGCGAGCGGTCCGAGTCCGCGACTTCGTCGAGGTCCCCATGCCGACCTTCGTGGTCCAGCGGGCCGAGCCGGAGGGTGTCGCCACCAAGACGACCAAGTCCGGGCGCTCTCGCCGGGTGCCAGTGGCCGACCGGGTCCTCCCGCTCGTCCTGGCCATGGCGGCAGGCAGGGAGGCCGACGCTCCGCTGTTCGTCACGTCGTCAGGCCACCGGTTGCACGCATCGGCGTTCAAGCGATCGCTGGGCTGGTCGACCTTGGCGGAGGGCCGGCGAATTCACGACCTGCGGCACACCGCTGCTTGCCTTTGGCTTGCGCGCGGGGTTGATCCGGGCACCGTTCAGGCCTGGATGGGGCATGCATCGATTGCCACGACCAACCTCTATCTGCACCACCTCGGCACCCCTGTTGACCGGGCCGGACTTGCCCGGCTCAACCGTCCGGGGCACGCGGGGGAACGTGGAAGGAGGCGGGGTCCGAATGACAAAGGAAGAACCCCGCCCAACCTGGCGCGTTTCCGCTGGTCGGACGGGGTTCCCGTCGGGTGGAGCTGA
- a CDS encoding AlpA family transcriptional regulator, with translation MPKDFAPAGASASVPRLLTTAEVADLLHVNASTLCRWRQQGMGPRVAWLSPAIPRYQLADVAAWIERAAS, from the coding sequence ATGCCGAAGGACTTTGCTCCGGCCGGTGCCTCCGCAAGCGTTCCGCGGCTCCTGACCACAGCCGAGGTCGCAGACCTGCTCCACGTGAACGCCTCGACGCTGTGCCGCTGGCGGCAGCAAGGGATGGGGCCACGGGTGGCGTGGCTGTCGCCGGCCATTCCTCGCTACCAGCTGGCCGACGTCGCGGCGTGGATCGAACGAGCCGCGTCGTGA
- a CDS encoding AAA family ATPase: protein MILWLNGTHGVGKTTTSALVQQLIPDSRVFDAEKVGETLMDITPGLPETDNFQHWPPWRPLVVETARRILDYTGGTLVMPMTVLVEQYWREINAGFAGHAIPVQHFVLHADADTLRRRIEQDTVLGPSTFRLAYLEPVRRGGAHVAARRGRGHQHRPPHARTGRPADRGRGDR from the coding sequence GTGATCCTTTGGCTCAACGGCACCCACGGCGTGGGCAAGACAACGACCAGTGCACTCGTCCAGCAGCTCATCCCGGATTCACGGGTGTTCGATGCCGAGAAGGTCGGCGAGACCCTCATGGACATCACGCCGGGACTGCCCGAGACAGACAACTTCCAGCACTGGCCCCCGTGGCGGCCGCTCGTGGTCGAGACCGCCCGTCGCATCCTCGACTACACCGGCGGCACCCTGGTCATGCCCATGACCGTCCTGGTCGAGCAGTACTGGCGCGAGATCAACGCCGGCTTTGCAGGCCATGCCATCCCGGTACAGCACTTTGTCCTCCACGCTGACGCAGATACGCTCCGCAGACGCATCGAGCAGGACACGGTGCTCGGTCCCTCCACCTTCCGGTTGGCCTACCTCGAGCCCGTACGCCGAGGCGGCGCGCATGTGGCTGCACGACGAGGCCGAGGTCATCAACACCGCCCACCTCACGCCCGCACAGGCCGCCCGGCAGATCGCGGACGCGGTGACAGGTGA